From Pongo pygmaeus isolate AG05252 chromosome 2, NHGRI_mPonPyg2-v2.0_pri, whole genome shotgun sequence, a single genomic window includes:
- the CHMP2B gene encoding charged multivesicular body protein 2b: MASLFKKKTVDDVIKEQNRELRGTQRAIIRDRAALEKQEKQLELEIKKMAKIGNKEACKVLAKQLVHLRKQKTRTFAVSSKVTSMSTQTKVMNSQMKMAGAMSTTAKTMQAVNKKMDPQKTLQTMQHFQKENMKMEMTEEMINDTLDDIFEGSDDEEESQDIVNQVLDEIGIEISGKMAKAPSAARSLPSASTSKATISDEEIERQLKALGVD, translated from the exons ATGGCGTCCCTCTTCAAGAAGAAAACCGTGGATG ATGTAATAAAGGAACAGAATCGAGAGTTACGAGGTACACAGAGGGCTATAATCAGAGATCGAGCAGctttagagaaacaagaaaaacagcTG gaattagaaattaagaaaatggcCAAGATTGGTAATAAGGAAGCTTGCAAAGTTTTAGCCAAACAACTTGTGCATCTACGTAAACAGAAGACGAGAACTTTTGCTGTAAGTTCAAAAGTTACTTCTATGTCTACACAAACAAAAGTGATGAATTCCCAAATGAAGATGGCTGGAGCAATGTCCACCACAGCAAAA ACAATGCAGGCAGTTAACAAGAAGATGGATCCACAAAAGACATTACAAACAATGCAGCATTTCCAgaaggaaaacatgaaaatggAAATGACTGAAGAAATGA TCAATGATACACTTGATGACATCTTTGAGGGTTCTGATGATGAAGAAGAAAGCCAGGATATTGTGAATCAAGTTCTTGATGAAATTGGAATTGAAATTTCTGGGAAG ATGGCCAAAGCTCCATCAGCTGCTCGAAGCTTACCATCTGCCTCTACTTCAAAGGCTACAATCTCAGATGAAGAGATTGAACGGCAACTCAAGGCTTTAGGAGTAGATTAG